One window of Gloeothece citriformis PCC 7424 genomic DNA carries:
- a CDS encoding DNA gyrase/topoisomerase IV subunit A, whose protein sequence is MARQLDLLATGQIIPTALHQEMERSYLEYAMSVIVGRALPDVRDGMKPVHRRIVYAMHELGLTADRPYRKCARVVGDVLGKYHPHGDQAVYDALVRMVQEFSSRYPLLAGHGNFGSVDNDPPAAMRYTETRLAPIGQEAVLGNISEAIVDFTNNFDNSQQEPVVLPAQLPILLLNGCSGIAVGMATNIPPHNLGEIVDGLIALIDRPQLKDEQLWEIIPGPDFPTGGKIIDTEGIKEAYRTGKGIIPVQGVTHVETISLEGRRPKERTAIVVTELPYQVNKSGWIEKVADLVNQGRLEGIADIRDESDRQGMRVVIELKREFKTKKVLEDLYKQTALQSNFGVILLALVDNKPCQLSLRELLEEFLNFREQTLTRQYRHELTQAQTRLHLLEGLLIALRNLDQVINILRNAPDGTTAKQKFQEELTISEEQADSILAMPMRRLTGLEQQKLQTEYEDLQQRINQLQVLLNDRIELMKSLKKDLRALKRKFGDERRTRIVSSAPTASKSEEKKGNPSTPPQPSKTTTPSKSSEPKAKDSSSLSLFTPQPPPKDAVLTITEQGYIYWQSAAEFNSISSIKKGTDFPIYTQRIQQQDSLIVITDQGKAYPVSGSEIPPQESQPCSLLNLLPNSVQKNSQKIASYFLFPQQKNLSELILLTGQGRIKRLSMSELEQIGNRGLSLIKLKDDDRLGYLSLTSESHEVAIATNGGRVLRLTTRDEQIPLMGRNAQGNQALRLRYGENIVGCVTPKIDDNLLLITQSGYGKRIPVNSLRITKLGEIGTMALQFSSKTDNLAGMILAKPKKEVILVTNQERRLIIPIDSVGIWGKDGVGDQVVKLKPQESILLVVAL, encoded by the coding sequence ATGGCAAGACAGCTAGATTTGTTAGCGACTGGTCAAATTATTCCCACGGCACTTCATCAGGAAATGGAACGATCATATCTTGAATATGCCATGAGCGTGATCGTGGGACGAGCCTTACCGGATGTCCGGGATGGGATGAAACCCGTTCATCGACGCATTGTCTATGCTATGCACGAACTAGGGTTAACTGCCGATCGCCCCTATCGGAAATGTGCCCGGGTGGTGGGGGACGTACTGGGAAAATATCACCCTCACGGAGATCAAGCGGTTTATGACGCTTTGGTGAGGATGGTACAGGAGTTCTCTAGCCGTTATCCCCTCTTAGCGGGTCATGGCAATTTCGGCAGTGTGGATAATGATCCACCGGCAGCGATGCGCTACACAGAAACTCGTCTAGCCCCCATTGGCCAGGAAGCGGTCTTAGGCAACATTAGTGAAGCTATCGTTGATTTTACCAATAACTTCGACAACTCCCAGCAAGAACCGGTCGTTTTACCCGCTCAATTGCCTATTTTATTACTTAATGGTTGCTCAGGGATAGCAGTAGGGATGGCCACCAATATTCCTCCTCATAATTTGGGGGAAATTGTGGACGGTTTGATCGCCTTAATCGATCGCCCTCAACTTAAAGACGAACAATTATGGGAAATTATTCCCGGCCCTGATTTTCCTACTGGGGGTAAAATTATTGATACTGAAGGCATTAAGGAAGCTTACCGCACCGGCAAAGGGATTATTCCGGTTCAGGGAGTCACCCACGTGGAAACCATTTCCCTTGAAGGACGACGACCAAAGGAACGGACGGCGATCGTGGTGACTGAGTTACCCTATCAAGTCAATAAATCGGGTTGGATTGAAAAAGTCGCTGATTTGGTCAATCAAGGTCGTTTAGAGGGAATTGCGGATATTCGAGATGAAAGCGATCGTCAAGGAATGCGGGTAGTCATCGAACTCAAACGAGAATTTAAGACCAAGAAGGTTTTAGAGGATCTCTATAAACAAACGGCACTGCAATCTAATTTTGGGGTGATACTCTTAGCGTTGGTGGATAATAAGCCTTGTCAGTTATCTTTACGGGAGTTATTAGAAGAATTTTTAAATTTTCGAGAACAAACCCTAACTCGTCAATACCGACATGAATTAACTCAAGCCCAAACTCGTCTTCATCTTTTGGAAGGGTTATTAATCGCTTTAAGAAATTTAGATCAAGTTATTAATATTCTCAGAAATGCTCCCGATGGCACGACCGCTAAACAAAAATTTCAGGAAGAATTGACGATTAGTGAGGAACAAGCGGATTCTATTTTAGCGATGCCGATGCGTCGTTTAACGGGTTTAGAACAGCAAAAATTACAAACCGAATATGAAGATTTACAACAACGAATTAATCAATTACAAGTGTTATTGAATGACCGAATCGAGTTGATGAAATCCCTTAAAAAAGATTTGCGAGCGCTGAAGCGGAAATTTGGGGATGAGCGTCGGACTCGGATTGTATCTTCTGCTCCCACTGCTTCTAAATCAGAAGAAAAAAAAGGTAATCCCTCTACACCCCCTCAACCTTCTAAAACAACAACTCCATCAAAATCATCAGAACCTAAAGCTAAAGATTCCTCTTCTTTATCCCTGTTTACTCCCCAACCTCCCCCTAAAGATGCAGTATTAACGATTACGGAGCAAGGGTATATTTATTGGCAATCGGCTGCTGAATTTAACTCAATTTCTTCGATTAAAAAAGGGACTGATTTTCCCATTTATACTCAACGAATTCAACAGCAAGACTCATTAATTGTGATTACCGATCAGGGGAAAGCTTATCCGGTTTCTGGATCAGAAATTCCCCCCCAAGAGAGTCAACCTTGTTCTTTATTAAATCTTTTGCCTAATAGTGTCCAAAAAAATTCCCAAAAAATTGCGAGTTACTTTTTATTTCCTCAACAAAAAAATCTGTCTGAACTCATTTTATTGACTGGACAAGGACGGATTAAACGCTTATCTATGTCTGAATTGGAGCAAATTGGAAATCGAGGATTATCGCTGATCAAATTAAAAGATGATGATCGTCTCGGTTATCTGAGTTTAACCTCTGAGAGTCATGAAGTTGCGATCGCTACTAATGGGGGACGGGTACTTCGACTAACAACCAGAGATGAACAAATCCCCCTGATGGGGCGAAATGCTCAAGGAAATCAAGCTTTACGTCTGCGCTATGGAGAAAATATCGTCGGATGTGTTACCCCTAAAATAGATGATAATTTATTGCTCATTACCCAATCAGGATATGGAAAACGCATACCCGTTAATAGTTTAAGAATAACAAAATTGGGAGAAATTGGCACGATGGCTTTACAATTTAGCAGCAAAACCGATAATTTAGCGGGAATGATTTTAGCTAAACCGAAAAAAGAGGTTATTTTAGTAACCAATCAAGAAAGACGATTAATTATCCCTATAGATTCTGTGGGAATTTGGGGAAAAGATGGGGTTGGAGATCAAGTTGTAAAATTAAAGCCACAAGAAAGTATTCTATTAGTGGTCGCCTTGTAA